From Ictidomys tridecemlineatus isolate mIctTri1 chromosome 2, mIctTri1.hap1, whole genome shotgun sequence, the proteins below share one genomic window:
- the LOC101973486 gene encoding tubulin beta chain isoform X1 yields the protein MREIVLIQAGQCGNQIGAKFWEVISDEHGIDPTGSYHGDGDLQLDRISVYYNEAAGNKYVPRAILVDLEPGTVDSVRSGPFGQIFRPDNFVFGQSGAGNNWAKGHYTEGAELVDSMLDVVRKEAESCDCLQGFQLTHSLGGGTGSGMGTLLISKIREEYPDRIMNTFSVVPSPKVSDTVVEPYNATLSLHQLLENTDETFCIDNEALYDICFRTLKLTTPTYGDLNHLVSATMSGVTTCLRFPGQLNADLRKLAVNMVPFPRLHFFMPGFAPLTSRGSMQYRALTVPELTQQMFDAKNMMAACDPRHGRYLAVAAIFRGRMSMREVDEQMLNMQNKNSSYFVDWIPHNVKTAVCDIPPRGLKMSATFIGNNTAIQELFKRISEQFTAMFRRKAFLHWYTGEGMDEMEFTEAESNMNDLVAEYQQYQDATAEEQEEFDEDEEEEVEEA from the exons ATGCGTGAAATCGTGCTCATCCAGGCAGGCCAATGCGGCAACCAGATTGGCGCCAAG ttttggGAGGTCATCAGTGATGAACATGGCATTGACCCCACAGGCAGTTATCATGGAGATGGTGACTTACAGCTGGACAGAATCAGTGTGTACTACAATGAAGCAGCTG GCAATAAATATGTTCCTCGGGCCATCCTAGTGGACCTGGAGCCAGGAACGGTAGACTCGGTGAGATCGGGACCATTTGGCCAGATATTCAGGCCAGACAACTTTGTGTTTG GCCAGAGTGGTGCAGGGAATAACTGGGCCAAGGGCCACTACACAGAGGGAGCCGAGCTGGTGGACTCTATGCTGGATGTGGTGAGAAAGGAGGCGGAGAGCTGTGACTGTCTGCAGGGCTTCCAACTGACCCACTCCTTGGGGGGCGGCACTGGCTCAGGCATGGGCACCCTGCTCATCAGCAAGATCCGGGAGGAGTACCCAGACCGCATCATGAACACTTTCAGTGTCGTGCCTTCACCTAAGGTGTCAGACACTGTGGTGGAGCCCTATAATGCCACCCTGTCTCTCCACCAGCTCCTGGAAAACACGGATGAAACCTTCTGCATCGACAACGAAGCCCTGTATGACATCTGTTTCCGCACCCTAAAGCTGACCACCCCCACGTATGGTGATCTCAACCACCTCGTATCAGCCACCATGAGCGGGGTCACCACGTGCCTGCGCTTCCCGGGCCAGCTGAACGCAGACCTGCGCAAGCTGGCCGTGAACATGGTGCCCTTCCCCCGCCTGCACTTCTTCATGCCTGGCTTCGCGCCCCTGACCAGCAGGGGCAGCATGCAGTACCGCGCCCTGACGGTGCCCGAGCTCACCCAGCAGATGTTCGACGCCAAGAACATGATGGCCGCGTGTGACCCCCGCCATGGCCGCTACCTGGCAGTGGCTGCCATCTTCCGAGGCCGCATGTCCATGAGGGAGGTGGACGAGCAGATGCTCAACATGCAGAACAAGAACAGCAGCTACTTCGTGGACTGGATCCCCCACAACGTGAAGACAGCCGTGTGCGACATCCCACCGCGGGGCCTCAAGATGTCAGCCACCTTCATTGGCAATAACACAGCCATCCAGGAGCTCTTCAAGCGCATCTCTGAGCAGTTCACTGCCATGTTCCGGCGCAAGGCCTTCCTGCACTGGTACACAGGCGAGGGCATGGACGAGATGGAGTTCACTGAGGCTGAGAGCAACATGAACGACCTGGTGGCCGAGTACCAGCAGTACCAGGATGCCACTGCTGAGGAACAGGAAGAGTTCGACgaggatgaagaggaagaggTCGAGGAGGCTTAG
- the LOC101970514 gene encoding protein FAM221A isoform X1 — protein sequence MERLRLPPGGAAAVDEYLEYRRIVGEDDGGKLFTPEEYEEYKKKVLPMRLQNRLFVSWRSPTGMDCKLVGPETLCFCTHRFKQHKTDFETIPQQRPIDLPCQVTGCQCRAYLFVPLNGTQPVRCRCKHFADQHSPAPGFTCNACSKCSGFHSSFTCACGQPAYAHDTVVETKQERMAQGKPVGQEVPYAAMGGLTGFSSLAEGYMRLDDSGIGAPSVEFLNSPLTATDYVFLKALQGPSTSSPETLTNGLHACWASALEIVGTSSQDSSSRRPDEDDMAFFERRYQERVKMEKAAKMKGKSPLPSTTKPL from the exons AATTGTTGGTGAGGACGATGGAGGGAAACTTTTTACTCCTGAAGAATATGAAGAATACAAGAAGAAAGTTTTACCTATGCGCTTACAGAACAGGTTATTTGTGAGCTGGCGATCACCAACAGGAATGGATTGTAAACTCGTTGGCCCGGAGACACTGTGTTTTTGTACACATAG gTTTAAGCAACATAAAACTGACTTTGAAACAATTCCACAGCAGCGCCCCATTGATCTGCCTTGCCAAGTGACTGGCTGCCAGTGCAGGGCTTACCTTTTTGTGCCTTTGAATGGCACGCAGCCTGTTCGCTGCAGGTGCAAGCACTTTGCTGATCAACACAGCCCTGCACCTGGTTTTACATGCAATGCAT GTTCCAAGTGTTCAGGATTCCATAGCTCTTTCACGTGTGCTTGTGGTCAGCCTGCATATGCCCATGACACAGTCGTGGAAACAAAGCAAGAAAGAATGGCTCAGGGAAAACCAGTGGGACAGGAAGTTCCTTATGCAGCAATGGGAGGATTAACTGGTTTCAGCTCACTGGCAGAAGGCTACATGCGATTAGATGACAGTGGGATCG GTGCACCttcagttgaatttttaaattcccCACTTACAGCCACGGACTACGTGTTTCTAAAAGCATTGCAAGGACCATCTACTTCTTCTCCAGAAACACTAACAAATG GGCtccatgcatgctgggcaagtgctctggaAATTG TAGGTACAAGTAGTCAAGATTCTTCCTCGAGGAGACCTGATGAGGATGACATGGCTTTCTTTGAAAGACGATATCAGGAAAGG GTAAAAATGGAAAAGGCAGCTAAGATGAAAGGAAAATCTCCGTTGCCATCAACTACAAAACCTTTGTGA
- the LOC101970514 gene encoding protein FAM221A isoform X6 has product MERLRLPPGGAAAVDEYLEYRRIVGEDDGGKLFTPEEYEEYKKKVLPMRLQNRLFVSWRSPTGMDCKLVGPETLCFCTHRFKQHKTDFETIPQQRPIDLPCQVTGCQCRAYLFVPLNGTQPVRCRCKHFADQHSPAPGFTCNACSKCSGFHSSFTCACGQPAYAHDTVVETKQERMAQGKPVGQEVPYAAMGGLTGFSSLAEGYMRLDDSGIGAPSVEFLNSPLTATDYVFLKALQGPSTSSPETLTNGKNGKGS; this is encoded by the exons AATTGTTGGTGAGGACGATGGAGGGAAACTTTTTACTCCTGAAGAATATGAAGAATACAAGAAGAAAGTTTTACCTATGCGCTTACAGAACAGGTTATTTGTGAGCTGGCGATCACCAACAGGAATGGATTGTAAACTCGTTGGCCCGGAGACACTGTGTTTTTGTACACATAG gTTTAAGCAACATAAAACTGACTTTGAAACAATTCCACAGCAGCGCCCCATTGATCTGCCTTGCCAAGTGACTGGCTGCCAGTGCAGGGCTTACCTTTTTGTGCCTTTGAATGGCACGCAGCCTGTTCGCTGCAGGTGCAAGCACTTTGCTGATCAACACAGCCCTGCACCTGGTTTTACATGCAATGCAT GTTCCAAGTGTTCAGGATTCCATAGCTCTTTCACGTGTGCTTGTGGTCAGCCTGCATATGCCCATGACACAGTCGTGGAAACAAAGCAAGAAAGAATGGCTCAGGGAAAACCAGTGGGACAGGAAGTTCCTTATGCAGCAATGGGAGGATTAACTGGTTTCAGCTCACTGGCAGAAGGCTACATGCGATTAGATGACAGTGGGATCG GTGCACCttcagttgaatttttaaattcccCACTTACAGCCACGGACTACGTGTTTCTAAAAGCATTGCAAGGACCATCTACTTCTTCTCCAGAAACACTAACAAATG GTAAAAATGGAAAAGGCAGCTAA
- the LOC101970514 gene encoding protein FAM221A isoform X4 — MERLRLPPGGAAAVDEYLEYRRIVGEDDGGKLFTPEEYEEYKKKVLPMRLQNRLFVSWRSPTGMDCKLVGPETLCFCTHRFKQHKTDFETIPQQRPIDLPCQVTGCQCRAYLFVPLNGTQPVRCRCKHFADQHSPAPGFTCNACSKCSGFHSSFTCACGQPAYAHDTVVETKQERMAQGKPVGQEVPYAAMGGLTGFSSLAEGYMRLDDSGIGAPSVEFLNSPLTATDYVFLKALQGPSTSSPETLTNGTSSQDSSSRRPDEDDMAFFERRYQERVKMEKAAKMKGKSPLPSTTKPL, encoded by the exons AATTGTTGGTGAGGACGATGGAGGGAAACTTTTTACTCCTGAAGAATATGAAGAATACAAGAAGAAAGTTTTACCTATGCGCTTACAGAACAGGTTATTTGTGAGCTGGCGATCACCAACAGGAATGGATTGTAAACTCGTTGGCCCGGAGACACTGTGTTTTTGTACACATAG gTTTAAGCAACATAAAACTGACTTTGAAACAATTCCACAGCAGCGCCCCATTGATCTGCCTTGCCAAGTGACTGGCTGCCAGTGCAGGGCTTACCTTTTTGTGCCTTTGAATGGCACGCAGCCTGTTCGCTGCAGGTGCAAGCACTTTGCTGATCAACACAGCCCTGCACCTGGTTTTACATGCAATGCAT GTTCCAAGTGTTCAGGATTCCATAGCTCTTTCACGTGTGCTTGTGGTCAGCCTGCATATGCCCATGACACAGTCGTGGAAACAAAGCAAGAAAGAATGGCTCAGGGAAAACCAGTGGGACAGGAAGTTCCTTATGCAGCAATGGGAGGATTAACTGGTTTCAGCTCACTGGCAGAAGGCTACATGCGATTAGATGACAGTGGGATCG GTGCACCttcagttgaatttttaaattcccCACTTACAGCCACGGACTACGTGTTTCTAAAAGCATTGCAAGGACCATCTACTTCTTCTCCAGAAACACTAACAAATG GTACAAGTAGTCAAGATTCTTCCTCGAGGAGACCTGATGAGGATGACATGGCTTTCTTTGAAAGACGATATCAGGAAAGG GTAAAAATGGAAAAGGCAGCTAAGATGAAAGGAAAATCTCCGTTGCCATCAACTACAAAACCTTTGTGA
- the LOC101970514 gene encoding protein FAM221A isoform X5, producing MERLRLPPGGAAAVDEYLEYRRIVGEDDGGKLFTPEEYEEYKKKVLPMRLQNRLFVSWRSPTGMDCKLVGPETLCFCTHRFKQHKTDFETIPQQRPIDLPCQVTGCQCRAYLFVPLNGTQPVRCRCKHFADQHSPAPGFTCNACSKCSGFHSSFTCACGQPAYAHDTVVETKQERMAQGKPVGQEVPYAAMGGLTGFSSLAEGYMRLDDSGIGAPSVEFLNSPLTATDYVFLKALQGPSTSSPETLTNGLHACWASALEIGKNGKGS from the exons AATTGTTGGTGAGGACGATGGAGGGAAACTTTTTACTCCTGAAGAATATGAAGAATACAAGAAGAAAGTTTTACCTATGCGCTTACAGAACAGGTTATTTGTGAGCTGGCGATCACCAACAGGAATGGATTGTAAACTCGTTGGCCCGGAGACACTGTGTTTTTGTACACATAG gTTTAAGCAACATAAAACTGACTTTGAAACAATTCCACAGCAGCGCCCCATTGATCTGCCTTGCCAAGTGACTGGCTGCCAGTGCAGGGCTTACCTTTTTGTGCCTTTGAATGGCACGCAGCCTGTTCGCTGCAGGTGCAAGCACTTTGCTGATCAACACAGCCCTGCACCTGGTTTTACATGCAATGCAT GTTCCAAGTGTTCAGGATTCCATAGCTCTTTCACGTGTGCTTGTGGTCAGCCTGCATATGCCCATGACACAGTCGTGGAAACAAAGCAAGAAAGAATGGCTCAGGGAAAACCAGTGGGACAGGAAGTTCCTTATGCAGCAATGGGAGGATTAACTGGTTTCAGCTCACTGGCAGAAGGCTACATGCGATTAGATGACAGTGGGATCG GTGCACCttcagttgaatttttaaattcccCACTTACAGCCACGGACTACGTGTTTCTAAAAGCATTGCAAGGACCATCTACTTCTTCTCCAGAAACACTAACAAATG GGCtccatgcatgctgggcaagtgctctggaAATTG GTAAAAATGGAAAAGGCAGCTAA
- the LOC101970514 gene encoding protein FAM221A isoform X2: MERLRLPPGGAAAVDEYLEYRRIVGEDDGGKLFTPEEYEEYKKKVLPMRLQNRLFVSWRSPTGMDCKLVGPETLCFCTHRFKQHKTDFETIPQQRPIDLPCQVTGCQCRAYLFVPLNGTQPVRCRCKHFADQHSPAPGFTCNACSKCSGFHSSFTCACGQPAYAHDTVVETKQERMAQGKPVGQEVPYAAMGGLTGFSSLAEGYMRLDDSGIGAPSVEFLNSPLTATDYVFLKALQGPSTSSPETLTNGLHACWASALEIGTSSQDSSSRRPDEDDMAFFERRYQERVKMEKAAKMKGKSPLPSTTKPL; this comes from the exons AATTGTTGGTGAGGACGATGGAGGGAAACTTTTTACTCCTGAAGAATATGAAGAATACAAGAAGAAAGTTTTACCTATGCGCTTACAGAACAGGTTATTTGTGAGCTGGCGATCACCAACAGGAATGGATTGTAAACTCGTTGGCCCGGAGACACTGTGTTTTTGTACACATAG gTTTAAGCAACATAAAACTGACTTTGAAACAATTCCACAGCAGCGCCCCATTGATCTGCCTTGCCAAGTGACTGGCTGCCAGTGCAGGGCTTACCTTTTTGTGCCTTTGAATGGCACGCAGCCTGTTCGCTGCAGGTGCAAGCACTTTGCTGATCAACACAGCCCTGCACCTGGTTTTACATGCAATGCAT GTTCCAAGTGTTCAGGATTCCATAGCTCTTTCACGTGTGCTTGTGGTCAGCCTGCATATGCCCATGACACAGTCGTGGAAACAAAGCAAGAAAGAATGGCTCAGGGAAAACCAGTGGGACAGGAAGTTCCTTATGCAGCAATGGGAGGATTAACTGGTTTCAGCTCACTGGCAGAAGGCTACATGCGATTAGATGACAGTGGGATCG GTGCACCttcagttgaatttttaaattcccCACTTACAGCCACGGACTACGTGTTTCTAAAAGCATTGCAAGGACCATCTACTTCTTCTCCAGAAACACTAACAAATG GGCtccatgcatgctgggcaagtgctctggaAATTG GTACAAGTAGTCAAGATTCTTCCTCGAGGAGACCTGATGAGGATGACATGGCTTTCTTTGAAAGACGATATCAGGAAAGG GTAAAAATGGAAAAGGCAGCTAAGATGAAAGGAAAATCTCCGTTGCCATCAACTACAAAACCTTTGTGA
- the LOC101970514 gene encoding protein FAM221A isoform X3: MERLRLPPGGAAAVDEYLEYRRIVGEDDGGKLFTPEEYEEYKKKVLPMRLQNRLFVSWRSPTGMDCKLVGPETLCFCTHRFKQHKTDFETIPQQRPIDLPCQVTGCQCRAYLFVPLNGTQPVRCRCKHFADQHSPAPGFTCNACSKCSGFHSSFTCACGQPAYAHDTVVETKQERMAQGKPVGQEVPYAAMGGLTGFSSLAEGYMRLDDSGIGAPSVEFLNSPLTATDYVFLKALQGPSTSSPETLTNVGTSSQDSSSRRPDEDDMAFFERRYQERVKMEKAAKMKGKSPLPSTTKPL, encoded by the exons AATTGTTGGTGAGGACGATGGAGGGAAACTTTTTACTCCTGAAGAATATGAAGAATACAAGAAGAAAGTTTTACCTATGCGCTTACAGAACAGGTTATTTGTGAGCTGGCGATCACCAACAGGAATGGATTGTAAACTCGTTGGCCCGGAGACACTGTGTTTTTGTACACATAG gTTTAAGCAACATAAAACTGACTTTGAAACAATTCCACAGCAGCGCCCCATTGATCTGCCTTGCCAAGTGACTGGCTGCCAGTGCAGGGCTTACCTTTTTGTGCCTTTGAATGGCACGCAGCCTGTTCGCTGCAGGTGCAAGCACTTTGCTGATCAACACAGCCCTGCACCTGGTTTTACATGCAATGCAT GTTCCAAGTGTTCAGGATTCCATAGCTCTTTCACGTGTGCTTGTGGTCAGCCTGCATATGCCCATGACACAGTCGTGGAAACAAAGCAAGAAAGAATGGCTCAGGGAAAACCAGTGGGACAGGAAGTTCCTTATGCAGCAATGGGAGGATTAACTGGTTTCAGCTCACTGGCAGAAGGCTACATGCGATTAGATGACAGTGGGATCG GTGCACCttcagttgaatttttaaattcccCACTTACAGCCACGGACTACGTGTTTCTAAAAGCATTGCAAGGACCATCTACTTCTTCTCCAGAAACACTAACAAATG TAGGTACAAGTAGTCAAGATTCTTCCTCGAGGAGACCTGATGAGGATGACATGGCTTTCTTTGAAAGACGATATCAGGAAAGG GTAAAAATGGAAAAGGCAGCTAAGATGAAAGGAAAATCTCCGTTGCCATCAACTACAAAACCTTTGTGA
- the LOC101973486 gene encoding tubulin beta chain isoform X2 codes for MREIVLIQAGQCGNQIGAKFWEVISDEHGIDPTGSYHGDGDLQLDRISVYYNEAAGQSGAGNNWAKGHYTEGAELVDSMLDVVRKEAESCDCLQGFQLTHSLGGGTGSGMGTLLISKIREEYPDRIMNTFSVVPSPKVSDTVVEPYNATLSLHQLLENTDETFCIDNEALYDICFRTLKLTTPTYGDLNHLVSATMSGVTTCLRFPGQLNADLRKLAVNMVPFPRLHFFMPGFAPLTSRGSMQYRALTVPELTQQMFDAKNMMAACDPRHGRYLAVAAIFRGRMSMREVDEQMLNMQNKNSSYFVDWIPHNVKTAVCDIPPRGLKMSATFIGNNTAIQELFKRISEQFTAMFRRKAFLHWYTGEGMDEMEFTEAESNMNDLVAEYQQYQDATAEEQEEFDEDEEEEVEEA; via the exons ATGCGTGAAATCGTGCTCATCCAGGCAGGCCAATGCGGCAACCAGATTGGCGCCAAG ttttggGAGGTCATCAGTGATGAACATGGCATTGACCCCACAGGCAGTTATCATGGAGATGGTGACTTACAGCTGGACAGAATCAGTGTGTACTACAATGAAGCAGCTG GCCAGAGTGGTGCAGGGAATAACTGGGCCAAGGGCCACTACACAGAGGGAGCCGAGCTGGTGGACTCTATGCTGGATGTGGTGAGAAAGGAGGCGGAGAGCTGTGACTGTCTGCAGGGCTTCCAACTGACCCACTCCTTGGGGGGCGGCACTGGCTCAGGCATGGGCACCCTGCTCATCAGCAAGATCCGGGAGGAGTACCCAGACCGCATCATGAACACTTTCAGTGTCGTGCCTTCACCTAAGGTGTCAGACACTGTGGTGGAGCCCTATAATGCCACCCTGTCTCTCCACCAGCTCCTGGAAAACACGGATGAAACCTTCTGCATCGACAACGAAGCCCTGTATGACATCTGTTTCCGCACCCTAAAGCTGACCACCCCCACGTATGGTGATCTCAACCACCTCGTATCAGCCACCATGAGCGGGGTCACCACGTGCCTGCGCTTCCCGGGCCAGCTGAACGCAGACCTGCGCAAGCTGGCCGTGAACATGGTGCCCTTCCCCCGCCTGCACTTCTTCATGCCTGGCTTCGCGCCCCTGACCAGCAGGGGCAGCATGCAGTACCGCGCCCTGACGGTGCCCGAGCTCACCCAGCAGATGTTCGACGCCAAGAACATGATGGCCGCGTGTGACCCCCGCCATGGCCGCTACCTGGCAGTGGCTGCCATCTTCCGAGGCCGCATGTCCATGAGGGAGGTGGACGAGCAGATGCTCAACATGCAGAACAAGAACAGCAGCTACTTCGTGGACTGGATCCCCCACAACGTGAAGACAGCCGTGTGCGACATCCCACCGCGGGGCCTCAAGATGTCAGCCACCTTCATTGGCAATAACACAGCCATCCAGGAGCTCTTCAAGCGCATCTCTGAGCAGTTCACTGCCATGTTCCGGCGCAAGGCCTTCCTGCACTGGTACACAGGCGAGGGCATGGACGAGATGGAGTTCACTGAGGCTGAGAGCAACATGAACGACCTGGTGGCCGAGTACCAGCAGTACCAGGATGCCACTGCTGAGGAACAGGAAGAGTTCGACgaggatgaagaggaagaggTCGAGGAGGCTTAG